Part of the Clostridia bacterium genome is shown below.
AAAAGAAAGAACTCCTTGCGGAAAATAAGTCGCTTGAAGCTCTTCCCGCGCCCTATAATCTCGGGTTTAACACGACGGGTCCTTGGGGGCGCATGCGCCATCCGAATTATCTCGGAGAGCAGGGCTTTTGGGTCAGCTTGTATCTTGCGGCGATCGGCGCGAGGGTGGCGAGTAAGATCTTTTTTCACTGGTCTGCGATCGGACCTTTGATGCTCGTTTTCCTCTTTATGGGCAGTTCGACTTTGGCGGAAGCGATCTCCTCGAAAAAATATCCGAAGTATATTGATTATATCAAGCAGGTGCCGAAATATCTTCCGATCCGCAAATTCGACCCGGAAAAATAGGCGGCGCGCTTGCGGAAAGCGTAAAAACTCGCCGCTTTGACTTGCGAAACGATTATTATAATGTTATTATAATAAATAGCATTTTGATTTATTAGGAGTTTTGATTTATGAACGTAATGGACACGCTGCGCGAAAGAGGCTTTATTAAACAGACGGTTTACGAAGAGGATCTTTATAAAATTCTCGGTTCGGAAAAGGTCAGTTTTTATATCGGTTTCGACCCCACGGCGGACAGTTTGCACGTCGGTCACTATCTCGCGATGATGGCGATGAGCCATATGCAAAAGGCGGGGCATCGCCCGATCGTCTTGATCGGCGGAGGCACGGGAATGATCGGCGATCCTTCCGGCAGGACGGATATGCGGAATATGCTGACGGCGGAGCAGGTCAAGCATAACTGCGAATGCTTCAAAAAGCAAATGAGCCGTTTCTTCTCTTTCGAAGGGGAAAACGCCGCGATCATGGTAAATAACGGCGATTGGCTTTTAAACCTTAATTACGTCGATTTCTTGCGTGAGATCGGTTCGCTGTTCAGCGTCAATCGTATGCTGACCGCCGAGTGTTACAAAAATCGTATGGAAAAAGGCTTGACCTTCCTCGAATTCAACTATATGTTGATGCAGAGCTACGATTTCTTGGTTCTTTATAAAAAGTACGGTTGCGTCTTGGAGTGCGGCGGCGACGATCAATGGAGCAATATGCTTTCGGGCGCCGACCTCATTCGCCGCAAA
Proteins encoded:
- the tyrS gene encoding tyrosine--tRNA ligase, which gives rise to MNVMDTLRERGFIKQTVYEEDLYKILGSEKVSFYIGFDPTADSLHVGHYLAMMAMSHMQKAGHRPIVLIGGGTGMIGDPSGRTDMRNMLTAEQVKHNCECFKKQMSRFFSFEGENAAIMVNNGDWLLNLNYVDFLREIGSLFSVNRMLTAECYKNRMEKGLTFLEFNYMLMQSYDFLVLYKKYGCVLECGGDDQWSNMLSGADLIRRKLGKDAFAMTFPLLTNSEGKKMGKTASGAVWLSAEKTSPYDFYQYWRNVEDSEVRKCMKLLTFMPLDEIEEMTAHQDERINAAKERLAYEITKIVHGEDVANEVVKKVKAAFSGDVENMPSASVSKETVKVVDILAAVGFAPSKSEARRLVQGGAVSVDGVKIADVNAVVSDSQVANGCVIYKGKKNRVKVSFEG